Proteins co-encoded in one Thermochromatium tepidum ATCC 43061 genomic window:
- a CDS encoding EAL domain-containing protein translates to MNFEDAIDIHAPRRLDALTPDELNRLPFGAIRVDAEGRILFYSRALVDLANRQVDSVLGRNFFSEIAPCTVVPEFYGRFRQGVLTGQLHTTFEFVFDFDMQPVQVRIAMHTSERPGEFWILVQPLALLPARNDKLAYELISNKFCEHLVTLSGFSFDFSQCDREPISTCGAIQPFGCLLVIESEGERILACSANTEMYLGVPASSLLDAPLSQALPPAGAPELYAALAADPTGAWPYANFFQFSLPHTDLPLVVQVHRWGGYRLLELEPYGRLEMEERVRGFDLGSYQRRLREYHDSESLCRTIVEVLRSLTGFERVIVYRFEPDDSGVVIAESLAPETWPSILGLRYPATDIPRQARELYRLTPMRYAPSRDHPDIPLLSRSLSPEHIDIGIAHLRAQSPIHRNYLKRFGVNGSLSLSLMQDQRLWGLVIFHHRAPHPVPLWVRRWLIQFGALLSERIALLEERKQRQANQLGQLRVNTMIGELDVERPFPENFIGKEDRLCQLLEADLVQIYHHRRPIFAAQDFGLDPGALNALLDFLANRPGPIWNSDCLSAEFEPAAAYPDRLAGVLVIFTDEHRESMLVFGRRRVCYTVDWGADPASLPFADDDPAWRLGWPTREFRLWQEERTHHSLPWSDIALATALALKQLIQQVIIANAAYFERLAKTLAQQRDQLYRSREEMRHRALHDALTGLPNRAQFREALCEAIAASNHSGERFAVALMDIDHFKTINDTLGHDKGDLLLCAVSRRIRTELPPTGLVARLGGDEFALLLRHLPDPETAYAQAERVVAALRRPLVIGEDSFSVTSSLGLVMGGADLEPGELLKRADLALYRAKEAGRNRVGHFDSDLESQAQQRLSIDRAVLGRAPQEAIEILLQPQLPIKAAQARPRFEVLARWRTEDGRLLMPNDFIPAAERNGVIGAVTSAVVCQAIRQLGRWLDIQGCEAQLAINVSAADLESHDFPQRLLKQLHAADIPPDLVEIEITESLLLRMTTSVKAALCRLSHAGIWLSLDDFGTGFSSLAYLRELPIATLKIDRDFIRGLESPNDYNLVAGMIAMAHAIGKEVIAEGVETPRQLELLAEIGCDWGQGYLWSRPIPPEQAFAKFG, encoded by the coding sequence ATGAATTTCGAAGACGCCATCGACATCCATGCGCCACGCCGTCTTGATGCCCTCACCCCAGATGAGCTAAATCGGCTTCCGTTCGGCGCCATCCGGGTCGATGCCGAGGGGCGGATCCTCTTCTACAGCCGCGCCCTAGTGGACCTTGCCAACCGCCAGGTCGACTCGGTCTTGGGGCGCAATTTCTTCTCGGAGATTGCGCCCTGCACCGTGGTCCCGGAGTTTTATGGCCGTTTTCGGCAGGGTGTGTTGACCGGTCAGCTCCACACCACCTTTGAGTTCGTGTTCGACTTCGACATGCAGCCGGTGCAGGTGCGAATCGCCATGCACACCTCGGAGCGTCCGGGCGAATTCTGGATCCTCGTCCAGCCGCTCGCCCTGCTCCCAGCGCGCAACGACAAGCTGGCCTATGAGCTGATCTCCAACAAGTTTTGCGAACACCTCGTCACCCTCTCGGGGTTTTCGTTCGATTTCAGCCAGTGCGATCGCGAACCCATCAGCACCTGTGGCGCCATCCAGCCATTCGGCTGTCTGCTGGTCATCGAGTCAGAGGGCGAGCGGATCCTGGCTTGTAGCGCCAACACCGAGATGTATCTGGGCGTCCCGGCCTCCTCACTCCTCGATGCCCCGCTCTCCCAGGCCCTGCCACCTGCGGGCGCCCCCGAGCTCTATGCCGCGCTGGCAGCCGATCCGACGGGGGCCTGGCCCTATGCGAACTTCTTTCAGTTCAGTCTGCCGCACACTGATCTGCCCTTGGTCGTCCAGGTGCATCGCTGGGGTGGATACCGGCTACTCGAGCTCGAGCCCTATGGCAGGCTTGAGATGGAGGAACGGGTGCGCGGTTTCGACCTCGGCTCCTACCAGCGTCGTCTGCGAGAATATCACGACAGCGAATCGCTCTGCCGCACCATCGTGGAGGTCTTGCGGTCTCTGACCGGATTCGAGCGGGTCATCGTCTATCGTTTCGAGCCGGATGACTCCGGGGTCGTGATCGCCGAGAGCCTGGCCCCAGAGACCTGGCCTTCGATCTTGGGGCTGCGCTACCCAGCCACCGACATCCCCCGCCAGGCGCGCGAACTCTATCGCCTGACCCCCATGCGCTATGCACCCAGCCGCGATCACCCCGACATCCCGCTCCTGAGTCGCTCACTCTCCCCAGAGCACATCGACATCGGGATCGCCCATCTACGCGCCCAGTCGCCTATCCATCGCAACTATCTCAAGCGTTTCGGCGTCAACGGGTCGCTATCGCTGTCGCTGATGCAGGATCAACGGCTGTGGGGTCTGGTGATCTTCCATCATCGCGCCCCGCATCCGGTGCCGCTCTGGGTGCGCCGCTGGCTGATCCAATTTGGCGCGCTGCTTTCAGAACGGATCGCGCTGCTCGAGGAGCGCAAACAAAGACAGGCCAACCAGCTTGGTCAGCTGCGAGTCAACACCATGATCGGCGAGCTCGATGTCGAGCGACCCTTCCCCGAAAACTTCATCGGCAAGGAGGACAGGCTGTGCCAGCTGCTGGAGGCCGACCTGGTCCAGATCTATCACCATCGCCGTCCGATATTCGCCGCGCAGGATTTCGGTCTCGACCCAGGCGCGCTCAACGCCCTGCTCGATTTTTTGGCGAACCGCCCGGGTCCGATCTGGAATAGCGACTGTCTGTCCGCTGAGTTTGAGCCGGCGGCCGCCTATCCAGACCGGCTCGCCGGGGTCCTGGTGATCTTCACCGATGAACACCGCGAGAGCATGCTGGTATTCGGGCGTCGCCGGGTGTGCTATACGGTGGACTGGGGTGCAGATCCGGCCTCGCTGCCCTTTGCCGACGACGATCCGGCCTGGCGGCTGGGCTGGCCGACGCGCGAGTTTCGGCTCTGGCAGGAGGAGCGCACCCATCACTCGCTCCCCTGGTCGGACATTGCGCTCGCCACCGCCCTGGCGCTCAAACAGCTGATCCAGCAGGTTATCATCGCCAATGCCGCCTATTTCGAGCGCCTTGCCAAAACCCTGGCCCAGCAGCGCGACCAGCTCTACCGCTCGCGCGAGGAGATGCGCCACCGCGCCCTCCACGATGCCCTGACCGGGCTGCCCAACCGGGCCCAGTTTCGCGAGGCATTGTGCGAGGCGATCGCTGCCAGCAACCACAGCGGTGAACGCTTCGCGGTCGCGCTCATGGACATCGATCACTTCAAGACCATCAACGACACCCTGGGACACGACAAGGGCGACCTCCTGCTGTGTGCCGTATCTAGACGCATCCGTACCGAGCTCCCCCCGACCGGACTGGTCGCCCGGCTCGGCGGCGATGAGTTCGCCCTCCTGCTGCGCCATCTCCCCGATCCCGAGACCGCCTATGCCCAGGCCGAACGGGTAGTCGCCGCCCTGCGCCGCCCCCTGGTGATCGGTGAGGATAGTTTCAGCGTCACCAGCTCGCTGGGTCTGGTCATGGGTGGGGCCGACCTCGAACCGGGCGAACTCCTCAAGCGGGCCGATCTCGCCCTCTATCGCGCCAAGGAGGCTGGACGCAACCGTGTCGGTCATTTCGATTCCGATCTGGAGTCACAGGCCCAGCAACGGTTATCGATCGACCGCGCCGTGCTCGGTCGCGCACCGCAGGAGGCGATCGAGATCCTGCTCCAGCCCCAGCTCCCCATCAAGGCAGCGCAGGCGCGTCCGCGCTTTGAGGTCTTGGCACGCTGGCGGACCGAGGACGGTCGGTTGCTCATGCCGAACGACTTCATCCCCGCGGCCGAGCGCAATGGGGTGATCGGGGCGGTCACCTCGGCAGTGGTGTGCCAGGCGATCCGCCAACTGGGTCGCTGGCTCGACATCCAGGGGTGCGAGGCCCAGTTGGCGATCAATGTCTCGGCGGCCGACCTCGAGTCGCACGACTTTCCTCAGCGCCTGCTCAAACAGCTCCATGCCGCCGACATCCCACCCGATCTGGTCGAGATCGAGATCACCGAGTCGCTGTTGCTGCGCATGACGACGAGCGTGAAGGCGGCCCTATGCCGCCTCAGCCACGCCGGGATCTGGCTCTCGCTCGACGATTTCGGCACGGGTTTTAGCTCACTGGCCTATCTGCGCGAACTGCCGATCGCCACCCTCAAGATCGACCGCGACTTCATCCGCGGACTCGAGTCGCCGAATGATTACAATCTGGTCGCGGGGATGATCGCCATGGCCCATGCCATCGGCAAGGAGGTGATCGCCGAGGGCGTCGAGACCCCGCGTCAGCTCGAGCTGCTTGCCGAGATCGGCTGCGACTGGGGGCAGGGGTATCTATGGTCGCGTCCGATCCCGCCCGAACAGGCCTTCGCCAAATTCGGCTGA
- a CDS encoding carbonic anhydrase, giving the protein MPNSLSALEALERLREGNARFSRNLTSLDRMLSYQRRAELTAGQSPFAIILGCSDSRAPAEILFDQGLGDLFVIRVAGNVVAPSQIGSVEFAVSRYNTRLVVVLGHSHCGAIAATLETLLEGEGSESRNIASIVDRIKPSVQPLLDTDLRHDREALGCAAVRANVRASANQLRHGSRILESLIENDGLLVVGAEYALDTGIVDFFDGVPGLSSRLPRSPST; this is encoded by the coding sequence ATGCCCAACAGCCTCTCCGCCCTTGAGGCCCTTGAGCGTCTGCGCGAAGGCAACGCACGCTTCTCGCGCAACCTCACCAGCCTCGACCGTATGCTGAGCTATCAGCGCCGCGCCGAGCTGACCGCCGGCCAAAGCCCCTTCGCCATCATCCTCGGCTGCTCCGATTCGCGCGCCCCAGCCGAGATCCTCTTCGATCAGGGACTCGGCGACCTGTTCGTCATCCGTGTCGCCGGCAATGTGGTCGCGCCCTCACAGATCGGCAGCGTCGAGTTTGCCGTCTCGCGCTACAACACCCGGCTGGTCGTGGTCCTAGGTCACTCGCACTGCGGCGCTATTGCCGCTACCCTCGAAACCCTGCTTGAGGGCGAAGGCAGCGAGTCGCGCAACATCGCCTCCATCGTCGATCGGATCAAACCCTCGGTGCAGCCGCTGCTCGACACCGATCTGCGCCACGATCGCGAGGCCCTAGGCTGCGCCGCCGTGCGCGCCAACGTCCGCGCCTCGGCCAACCAATTGCGTCATGGCTCGCGCATCCTCGAATCGCTGATCGAGAACGATGGACTGCTGGTGGTCGGCGCCGAATACGCGCTCGATACCGGGATCGTCGACTTCTTTGATGGAGTTCCGGGCCTCAGCAGTCGTCTGCCAAGATCGCCGTCAACCTGA
- a CDS encoding ABC1 kinase family protein, with translation MSQPSASESRGLAIPTQRLSRLWHLGRAAGDLAAGIGVQGLIDLARTRASGQPARLHLSPEHTRRFTDRLARMRGAVMKLGQLMSMDGSDIFTPEAAEILSTLRERATPMPLSQLAQVLEREYGAGWDRQFKRFEFTPIAAASIGQVHRAETRDGRRLALKIQFPGVRESIDSDIANLALLGRSFGMAPKGVDIAPFLEEARRQLHREADYEAEAEALESYRTWVGDDPDFYIPAVHRDLTTRHILAMDFAEGVSVDRLAGPEYRRAERDRAATLLMRLTLRELFEFGLVQTDPNFGNYLYDAANKRILLLDFGATKPVAPELVEQYRRLARSAVQGDRTGLREASIALGYVGTDDPDEHIEAMLDLLELASEPLRQPGYYDFGLSDLFERLYHRGRALFHSGVFSTAPAPETLFLHRKFMGSFMLSRRLRARVDLSEMARLCL, from the coding sequence ATGTCACAGCCTTCTGCATCCGAATCACGCGGTCTTGCCATCCCCACGCAACGTCTGAGCCGACTCTGGCATCTCGGTCGCGCTGCCGGCGATCTGGCCGCCGGCATCGGTGTCCAGGGGCTGATCGATCTGGCGCGCACCCGTGCCAGCGGTCAGCCTGCACGCCTCCATCTGTCCCCAGAGCACACCCGTCGCTTCACCGATCGGCTGGCGCGGATGCGCGGGGCGGTGATGAAGCTGGGTCAGCTCATGTCGATGGACGGCTCGGACATCTTCACACCCGAGGCCGCCGAGATCCTGAGCACGCTGCGCGAGCGTGCCACGCCGATGCCGCTAAGTCAGTTGGCCCAGGTGTTGGAGCGCGAGTACGGCGCGGGCTGGGACAGGCAGTTCAAACGCTTTGAGTTCACACCGATCGCGGCGGCCTCGATCGGTCAGGTGCATCGTGCCGAGACCCGCGACGGACGACGGCTGGCGCTCAAGATCCAATTCCCCGGCGTGCGCGAGAGCATCGACAGCGACATCGCCAATCTGGCCCTGCTCGGGCGTTCGTTCGGGATGGCGCCAAAGGGGGTGGACATCGCACCCTTTCTGGAAGAGGCGCGACGCCAACTGCATCGCGAGGCCGATTACGAGGCCGAGGCCGAGGCGCTTGAGTCCTATCGCACCTGGGTTGGAGACGACCCGGATTTTTATATCCCAGCGGTGCACCGCGATCTGACCACGCGCCACATCCTGGCGATGGATTTTGCCGAGGGCGTGTCGGTCGATCGGCTGGCCGGTCCCGAGTATCGGCGCGCCGAGCGCGATCGGGCCGCAACACTCCTGATGCGTCTGACCTTGCGCGAACTGTTCGAGTTCGGTCTGGTGCAGACGGATCCGAACTTCGGCAATTATCTCTATGACGCCGCGAACAAGCGCATCCTGCTGCTCGACTTCGGGGCGACCAAGCCGGTCGCGCCCGAGCTGGTCGAACAGTATCGCCGACTGGCGCGTTCGGCGGTTCAGGGTGATCGCACCGGCCTGCGCGAGGCCTCGATCGCGCTCGGCTATGTGGGTACCGATGATCCCGACGAGCACATCGAGGCGATGTTGGATCTGCTTGAACTGGCCTCCGAGCCGCTGCGTCAACCGGGGTACTATGATTTCGGTCTCTCGGATCTGTTCGAGCGCCTCTATCATCGTGGGCGGGCACTCTTCCACTCCGGCGTTTTTAGCACCGCGCCTGCGCCGGAGACGCTGTTTCTGCATCGCAAGTTCATGGGGTCGTTCATGCTGTCGCGCCGGTTGCGGGCGCGCGTGGATCTGAGCGAGATGGCGCGCCTGTGTCTTTAA
- a CDS encoding methyl-accepting chemotaxis protein, with product MKINLPVTQREYDYPDSWVIVSTTDTKGIITYCNKAFIEISGFTEEELLGANHNIIRHPDMPPAAFKDLWDTIKKGKPWRGIVKNRCKNGDHYWVDAYVTPVYEGEKLIGYQSVRVKPSRAEIAAAERLYARIRERNLTELPRRFDLDFSHTTWLTAAFVVVGLGAILAGWIGSPWVGVGVLVLSVILARISAYTIFKHIHEAVRVAKKIAAGDLSSAIQVKGNNETAEILQAIKMLQARLATVMGRIQEASNTLASAITQLIQSSNATHRLMEQQHQETDMVATAMNEMSATVAEVANNTTAAADAAHQASHKAREGRMVVRHSVDGIRELATGVGEAAQTIHQLETESANIGKILDVIRGIAGQTNLLALNAAIEAARAGEQGRGFAVVADEVRALAQRTQESTQEIQDMIARLQQGARSAVAMMQRGQEQAEQSVQAANETDQSLDSITQAVERINNMSDQIATAAEEQSAVVEEMNRNIERIRHLSMQTLESTDGVVGATSHLEDLAGRLMELVSQYKA from the coding sequence ATGAAGATCAACCTCCCGGTCACGCAACGAGAATACGACTATCCGGACTCCTGGGTCATCGTCTCCACCACCGATACCAAGGGCATCATCACCTATTGCAACAAGGCCTTCATCGAGATCAGCGGTTTCACTGAAGAGGAGCTGCTGGGCGCCAACCACAACATCATCCGCCACCCCGACATGCCGCCGGCGGCCTTCAAGGACCTCTGGGACACGATCAAAAAGGGCAAACCCTGGCGCGGCATCGTCAAGAATCGCTGCAAGAACGGCGATCACTACTGGGTCGATGCCTATGTCACCCCGGTCTATGAGGGCGAGAAGCTGATCGGTTATCAATCGGTGCGCGTCAAACCGAGCCGGGCCGAGATCGCTGCCGCCGAGCGCCTCTATGCCCGGATCCGGGAGCGCAATCTGACTGAACTGCCACGCCGCTTCGATCTCGACTTCAGTCATACCACCTGGCTGACGGCGGCCTTTGTCGTGGTGGGTCTGGGCGCGATCCTGGCCGGCTGGATCGGCAGCCCCTGGGTGGGTGTAGGGGTGTTGGTGTTGTCCGTGATCCTCGCCCGTATCAGCGCCTACACCATCTTCAAGCATATCCACGAGGCCGTGCGTGTAGCCAAGAAGATCGCCGCCGGTGACCTCAGCTCGGCGATCCAGGTCAAGGGCAACAACGAGACCGCCGAGATCCTGCAAGCGATCAAGATGCTCCAGGCCCGGTTGGCTACCGTGATGGGCCGCATCCAGGAGGCGTCCAACACCCTGGCCTCGGCCATCACCCAACTCATCCAGTCCAGCAATGCGACTCATCGGCTGATGGAACAGCAGCACCAAGAGACCGACATGGTCGCCACCGCCATGAACGAGATGTCGGCCACGGTGGCCGAGGTGGCCAACAACACCACGGCCGCGGCCGACGCCGCGCACCAGGCCAGCCACAAGGCGCGCGAGGGCCGGATGGTGGTGCGTCACAGCGTCGATGGCATCCGCGAGCTGGCCACTGGCGTGGGCGAGGCGGCCCAAACCATCCACCAGCTCGAGACCGAGTCGGCAAACATCGGCAAGATCCTCGATGTCATCCGCGGCATCGCCGGTCAGACCAATCTGTTGGCACTGAATGCCGCCATCGAGGCGGCGCGCGCCGGTGAACAGGGACGCGGCTTCGCTGTAGTCGCCGATGAGGTCCGCGCCCTGGCTCAACGCACCCAGGAATCCACCCAGGAGATCCAAGACATGATCGCGCGTCTCCAGCAGGGTGCACGCAGTGCCGTGGCCATGATGCAGCGCGGTCAGGAACAGGCCGAGCAGAGCGTGCAGGCCGCCAACGAGACCGACCAATCGCTCGACTCCATCACCCAGGCGGTCGAGCGCATCAATAACATGAGCGACCAGATCGCCACGGCCGCCGAGGAACAGAGCGCCGTGGTCGAGGAGATGAACCGCAACATCGAGCGCATCCGTCATCTCTCGATGCAGACGCTTGAGAGCACGGATGGCGTGGTGGGCGCCACCAGTCATCTGGAGGATCTCGCCGGGAGACTGATGGAACTGGTCAGTCAGTACAAGGCCTGA
- a CDS encoding lipopolysaccharide biosynthesis protein, with protein sequence MSPLKRLASQTAIYGVSSVLGRFLNYLLVPFLTYAFAPAEYGVVAEFYAYMGFLAVLLVFGLETGYFRFRSGGEWQPETVYGTVLRFLVLINALCFLAFLLASQPLAALLRHAEHPEYIVWCAAILAFDSIGALAFARLRAEERAGVFVAIKLSEIGVNVGLTILFIYVARQAQAVDPESLLGRLWDPTIGIGYVFIANLAASMLKLVLLAPWLAAGLGAFDPGLLKRLIRYSLPMVVIGLAGIVNEMLDRAALKYLLPYDESTNLAQLGIYSACYKLSILMSLFIQAFRYAGEPFFFSYAKRRDAGRTYALVLNWFVLGCVFLFLLVTLYIDVFQYFVGAAYRAGLDVVPVLLLANLLLGVYVNLSIWYKLSDRTLMGAGVSLIGSAITIGLLIWWVPVQGYMGAAWAHLVCYGTMVGLSYGLGQRYYPVPYDVGRVLGYIAFGVGLYRFNRWLLTQQDWPALGAGTVCLVLFLILVAWEAWRLKRAASA encoded by the coding sequence TTGAGCCCACTCAAACGTCTTGCCTCGCAGACCGCCATCTATGGCGTCAGCAGCGTCCTCGGGCGCTTCCTGAACTATCTGCTGGTGCCCTTCCTGACCTATGCCTTTGCCCCGGCCGAGTATGGTGTGGTGGCCGAGTTCTATGCCTACATGGGCTTTCTGGCGGTGCTCCTGGTCTTTGGGCTGGAGACCGGCTATTTCCGTTTCCGCTCTGGTGGGGAATGGCAACCCGAGACCGTCTATGGGACAGTGCTGCGGTTCCTCGTGCTGATCAACGCGCTCTGTTTCCTGGCCTTCCTGCTGGCGAGCCAGCCGCTCGCCGCCCTGCTGCGCCATGCCGAGCATCCGGAATACATCGTCTGGTGCGCCGCCATCTTGGCGTTCGACTCGATCGGGGCGCTGGCCTTCGCTCGGCTGCGTGCCGAAGAGCGGGCAGGGGTGTTTGTCGCCATCAAGCTGAGCGAGATCGGCGTCAATGTCGGTCTGACGATCCTTTTCATCTATGTCGCCCGTCAGGCGCAGGCGGTTGATCCCGAGTCGCTGCTTGGGCGGCTGTGGGATCCAACAATCGGTATCGGCTATGTCTTCATCGCCAATCTGGCCGCGAGCATGCTCAAGCTGGTGCTGCTTGCGCCCTGGTTGGCCGCCGGACTCGGCGCCTTCGATCCTGGCTTGCTCAAACGCCTCATCCGCTACTCGCTGCCGATGGTGGTCATCGGCCTGGCCGGGATCGTCAACGAGATGCTCGACCGCGCCGCGCTCAAGTATCTGCTGCCCTATGACGAGTCGACCAACCTGGCGCAGCTCGGCATCTACAGCGCCTGCTACAAGCTCTCGATCCTGATGTCGCTGTTTATCCAGGCGTTCCGCTATGCCGGCGAGCCGTTCTTCTTCAGCTATGCCAAGCGACGCGACGCTGGGCGCACCTATGCCCTGGTGCTCAATTGGTTCGTGCTCGGTTGTGTCTTCTTGTTTCTGCTGGTGACGCTCTATATCGACGTGTTCCAGTATTTCGTCGGCGCTGCCTATCGCGCTGGGCTGGACGTAGTGCCGGTGCTGTTGCTGGCCAATCTGCTGCTCGGCGTCTATGTGAATCTCTCGATCTGGTACAAGCTCAGCGATCGCACCCTCATGGGCGCGGGTGTCTCGCTGATCGGCTCGGCGATCACCATCGGACTGCTCATCTGGTGGGTGCCGGTCCAGGGTTATATGGGGGCGGCCTGGGCGCATCTGGTCTGCTATGGAACCATGGTAGGACTGTCCTACGGGCTTGGGCAGCGCTATTACCCAGTGCCCTATGACGTCGGGCGCGTGCTCGGCTATATCGCCTTCGGCGTCGGACTCTATCGGTTCAACCGCTGGCTTTTGACACAACAGGACTGGCCCGCCCTCGGAGCGGGCACGGTCTGTCTAGTGCTCTTTCTGATCCTGGTCGCCTGGGAGGCCTGGCGGCTCAAACGCGCCGCCTCGGCTTGA
- a CDS encoding ATP-binding protein: MTPSTDFIERLDRLLDRLEHVLPPASAPVDWSAQAFRWRRDAAGRGWLQPVRAPHRLALADLCCLEPQTAEIERNTRQFLDGGGANNVLLWGARGTGKSSLVKAVFNAYCEFGLRLIEVDKDDLVALPDILDLIQDRPERFILFCDDLSFEAGESGYKALKAALEGSISATPENLLIYATSNRRHLLPEFHSENRETRIQDGELHHGEAVEEKISLSDRFGLWISFHPFSQAQYLQVVRHWVERLAPTVAPRTAADWEPIERAALQWALRRGARGGRTAWQFARDWTGRRLVQGEPSRNTD, from the coding sequence ATGACCCCTTCCACTGATTTCATCGAACGTCTGGATCGACTCCTCGACCGGCTTGAGCATGTGCTGCCGCCGGCGAGCGCGCCGGTCGATTGGTCGGCTCAGGCCTTTCGCTGGCGTCGTGACGCCGCCGGGCGCGGCTGGCTGCAACCGGTGCGCGCGCCGCATCGATTGGCACTCGCCGATCTGTGCTGTCTGGAGCCTCAGACCGCCGAGATCGAGCGCAACACGCGCCAGTTCCTTGACGGAGGCGGGGCCAACAATGTGCTGCTGTGGGGCGCCCGTGGCACTGGCAAGTCGTCACTGGTCAAGGCCGTGTTCAATGCCTATTGCGAATTCGGGTTGCGTCTGATCGAGGTCGACAAGGACGATCTGGTCGCCCTACCGGACATCCTGGATCTGATCCAGGATCGGCCCGAGCGCTTCATCCTCTTTTGTGACGATCTGTCGTTCGAGGCCGGCGAGTCAGGCTACAAGGCGCTCAAGGCCGCGCTCGAGGGTTCGATCTCGGCCACACCCGAGAATCTGCTCATCTATGCCACATCCAACCGACGGCATCTGCTCCCCGAGTTTCACTCCGAAAACCGCGAGACGCGGATCCAGGATGGCGAGCTCCATCACGGCGAGGCGGTCGAGGAGAAGATCTCGCTCTCGGACCGGTTCGGACTGTGGATCTCATTCCATCCCTTCAGTCAGGCGCAATATCTGCAGGTGGTGCGCCACTGGGTCGAACGTCTTGCGCCGACGGTGGCGCCGCGCACTGCCGCCGACTGGGAGCCGATCGAACGGGCCGCGCTCCAGTGGGCGCTGCGCCGAGGCGCACGCGGCGGGCGTACTGCCTGGCAGTTCGCGCGCGACTGGACGGGGCGCCGTCTGGTCCAGGGTGAGCCTTCGAGAAACACTGATTAA
- a CDS encoding Mth938-like domain-containing protein, with product MKFSEADVGNGYLIEGYSAGWISISGRRYTRSLILTPSDILPWGPTQAANLTPLHLEAIAHLSPRVVLIGTGERPVLVDPVLYVNLLERGIGVEVMTTGAACRTYNILMAEGREVVAGLILETSESRHDHD from the coding sequence ATGAAATTTTCCGAGGCGGATGTAGGTAACGGCTATCTAATCGAGGGCTACAGTGCTGGCTGGATCAGTATCTCGGGGCGCCGCTACACGCGCAGCCTGATCCTGACGCCCTCGGACATCCTACCCTGGGGACCGACCCAGGCAGCGAACCTAACCCCCCTGCACCTAGAGGCCATCGCGCATCTGTCGCCACGGGTGGTCCTGATCGGTACCGGTGAGCGACCTGTCCTCGTTGATCCGGTGCTCTATGTGAACTTGCTCGAACGCGGCATCGGGGTTGAGGTCATGACGACGGGTGCGGCCTGCCGCACTTACAACATCCTGATGGCCGAGGGGCGCGAGGTCGTCGCTGGGCTCATCCTCGAAACGTCGGAGTCTCGCCATGATCATGATTGA